A region from the Andrena cerasifolii isolate SP2316 chromosome 9, iyAndCera1_principal, whole genome shotgun sequence genome encodes:
- the LOC143373007 gene encoding uncharacterized protein LOC143373007 isoform X3, with protein sequence MGRKCVQLLVLLTFMVAVTSATATTTTSRNTTDSAISVNPTTLPSPDHFATGFNYDVRDPETGVACVRVAMAMSIKANYISTGYDIKEAFLNIPRTAKVRGTCRGVAPTMELIWAEDPTLEGTLNRITLMISRRHITLSLHVIAYELYIDNKTFPDALQEGKRFRCELRGDEHRCEPETTAGTVDVHITFPGFVLVAFNSEESVATRTEVNGVSGADVAQWSGYLLLAAKIFIFRKLGDRGI encoded by the exons TTACCAGTGCCACTGCAACTACAACTACAAGCAGAAATACAACCGACTCTGCGATCTCTGTCAATCCTACCACGTTACCTTCACCTGATCATTTTGCCACCGGGTTCAATTACGATGTGAGGGATCCAGAAACTGGGGTGGCTTGTGTTAGGGTAGCTATGGCGATGTCCATAAAAGCAAATTATATATCAACGGGTTATGAT ATCAAGGAAGCATTTTTGAATATTCCACGCACAGCCAAAGTAAGGGGCACATGCAGGGGCGTCGCCCCTACAATGGAGTTGATTTGGGCGGAAGACCCAACATTAGAAGGGACGCTGAACCGAATTACGCTTATGATCAGCAGGAGGCATATCACATTGTCCCTGCATGTCATAGCTTACGAATTATACATTGACAATAAAACCTTCCCTGACGCGCTACAAGAGG GGAAGAGATTTAGATGCGAGCTGCGCGGAGATGAACACAGATGCGAGCCCGAAACTACAGCGGGTACTGTGGACGTTCATATAACCTTTCCCGGTTTTGTTTTAGTCGCTTTCAACAGCGAGGAGAGTGTTGCCACGAGAACAG AGGTCAACGGCGTCTCTGGAGCAGACGTGGCACAGTGGTCTGGGTACCTACTTCTAGCGGCCAAAATTTTTATCTTTCGGAAACTTGGTGATCGAGGAATCTga
- the LOC143373007 gene encoding uncharacterized protein LOC143373007 isoform X1 yields MGRKCVQLLVLLTFMVAVTKCAVPNTTVTSATATTTTSRNTTDSAISVNPTTLPSPDHFATGFNYDVRDPETGVACVRVAMAMSIKANYISTGYDIKEAFLNIPRTAKVRGTCRGVAPTMELIWAEDPTLEGTLNRITLMISRRHITLSLHVIAYELYIDNKTFPDALQEGKRFRCELRGDEHRCEPETTAGTVDVHITFPGFVLVAFNSEESVATRTEVNGVSGADVAQWSGYLLLAAKIFIFRKLGDRGI; encoded by the exons TAACCAAATGTGCTGTCCCAAACACCACAGTTACCAGTGCCACTGCAACTACAACTACAAGCAGAAATACAACCGACTCTGCGATCTCTGTCAATCCTACCACGTTACCTTCACCTGATCATTTTGCCACCGGGTTCAATTACGATGTGAGGGATCCAGAAACTGGGGTGGCTTGTGTTAGGGTAGCTATGGCGATGTCCATAAAAGCAAATTATATATCAACGGGTTATGAT ATCAAGGAAGCATTTTTGAATATTCCACGCACAGCCAAAGTAAGGGGCACATGCAGGGGCGTCGCCCCTACAATGGAGTTGATTTGGGCGGAAGACCCAACATTAGAAGGGACGCTGAACCGAATTACGCTTATGATCAGCAGGAGGCATATCACATTGTCCCTGCATGTCATAGCTTACGAATTATACATTGACAATAAAACCTTCCCTGACGCGCTACAAGAGG GGAAGAGATTTAGATGCGAGCTGCGCGGAGATGAACACAGATGCGAGCCCGAAACTACAGCGGGTACTGTGGACGTTCATATAACCTTTCCCGGTTTTGTTTTAGTCGCTTTCAACAGCGAGGAGAGTGTTGCCACGAGAACAG AGGTCAACGGCGTCTCTGGAGCAGACGTGGCACAGTGGTCTGGGTACCTACTTCTAGCGGCCAAAATTTTTATCTTTCGGAAACTTGGTGATCGAGGAATCTga
- the LOC143373007 gene encoding uncharacterized protein LOC143373007 isoform X2, producing the protein MGRKCVQLLVLLTFMVAVTKCAVPNTTVTSATATTTTSRNTTDSAISVNPTTLPSPDHFATGFNYDVRDPETGVACVRVAMAMSIKANYISTGYDIKEAFLNIPRTAKVRGTCRGVAPTMELIWAEDPTLEGTLNRITLMISRRHITLSLHVIAYELYIDNKTFPDALQEGKRFRCELRGDEHRCEPETTAGTVDVHITFPGFVLVAFNSEESVATRTEVNGVSGADVAQWSGYLLLAAKIFIFRKLGYYV; encoded by the exons TAACCAAATGTGCTGTCCCAAACACCACAGTTACCAGTGCCACTGCAACTACAACTACAAGCAGAAATACAACCGACTCTGCGATCTCTGTCAATCCTACCACGTTACCTTCACCTGATCATTTTGCCACCGGGTTCAATTACGATGTGAGGGATCCAGAAACTGGGGTGGCTTGTGTTAGGGTAGCTATGGCGATGTCCATAAAAGCAAATTATATATCAACGGGTTATGAT ATCAAGGAAGCATTTTTGAATATTCCACGCACAGCCAAAGTAAGGGGCACATGCAGGGGCGTCGCCCCTACAATGGAGTTGATTTGGGCGGAAGACCCAACATTAGAAGGGACGCTGAACCGAATTACGCTTATGATCAGCAGGAGGCATATCACATTGTCCCTGCATGTCATAGCTTACGAATTATACATTGACAATAAAACCTTCCCTGACGCGCTACAAGAGG GGAAGAGATTTAGATGCGAGCTGCGCGGAGATGAACACAGATGCGAGCCCGAAACTACAGCGGGTACTGTGGACGTTCATATAACCTTTCCCGGTTTTGTTTTAGTCGCTTTCAACAGCGAGGAGAGTGTTGCCACGAGAACAG AGGTCAACGGCGTCTCTGGAGCAGACGTGGCACAGTGGTCTGGGTACCTACTTCTAGCGGCCAAAATTTTTATCTTTCGGAAACTTG GATATTATGTCTAA